In one window of Anser cygnoides isolate HZ-2024a breed goose chromosome 3, Taihu_goose_T2T_genome, whole genome shotgun sequence DNA:
- the FBLN7 gene encoding fibulin-7: MTWGLRRSLPLLLLLLLLLCLAARPAARASQSCLGRQQLLAAVRQMQQLLKGQETRFAEGLRLMRSRLSALHAALSKAAMEPLAAPAVSCPALQAPAGGRKFGTKYLVEHEVHFACNPGFELLGSSTRTCQANGSWSGQEPRCTEISACSSSPCQNGGTCVEGPSQQRCLCPPAWSGAACQHRTQTAPPPLSVTADPAFSRKPRCAQVERTQQCRCEPGFHMSGTATASLCQDVDECEVYQAEGAPRLCAHACINLPGSYRCACPGGYSLLADGKSCEDIDECALSQDNCTQGKTCINTGGSFQCVRPECPQPGGNITYVKTSPFQCERNPCPMDSRSCHQAPKTISFHYLPLPSNLLTPTPLFRMATAAAPGRPGPDSLRFGIVGGNNRGHFVMQRSDRQTGELILVQSLKGPQTIQVDVDMSEYLDRTFQAKHLSKITVFVSAYEF; the protein is encoded by the exons ATGACCTGGGGGCTTCGCCGCAgcctcccgctgctgctgctgctgctgctgctgctgtgcctggcgGCACGGCCGGCGGCGCGGGCGTCCCAG AGCTgcctgggcaggcagcagctcctggccgCTGTGCGGCagatgcagcagctgctgaagggGCAGGAGACGCGCTTCGCCGAGGGCCTGCGCCTGATGAGGAGCCGGCTGAGCGCCCTGCACGCCGCCCTGAGCAAGGCTGCCATGGAGCCGCTAGCCG CTCCAGCTGTGTCCTGTCCTGCCCTGCAAGCCCCAGCTGGCGGACGCAAGTTTGGCACGAAGTACCTGGTGGAGCACGAGGTGCACTTCGCCTGCAACCCTGGCTTCGAGCTGCTGGGCTCCAGCACGCGGACGTGCCAGGCCAACGGCAGCTGGAGCGGGCAGGAGCCGCGCTGCACAG AGATCAGCGcatgctccagcagcccctgccagAACGGCGGGACGTGCGTGGAGGGGCCAAGCCAGCAGCGGTGCCTCTGCCCACCGGCATGGAGCGGAGCCGCCTGCCAGCACCGCACGCAGACGG cacccccgccCTTGAGCGTCACGGCCGACCCTGCCTTCAGCCGCAAGCCGCGCTGCGCCCAGGTTGAGCGGACCCAGCAGTGCCGCTGCGAGCCCGGCTTCCACATGAGCGGCACGGCCACCGCCAGCCTCTGCCAGG ACGTCGATGAGTGCGAGGTGTACCAGGCGGAGGGGGCTCCGCGGCTCTGCGCCCACGCCTGCATCAACCTCCCCGGCTCCTACCGCTGCGCCTGCCCCGGCGGGTACAGCCTCCTGGCTGACGGCAAGAGCTGTGAAG ACATCGATGAGTGCGCCCTGTCGCAGGACAACTGCACGCAGGGGAAGACGTGCATCAACACAGGAGGGAGCTTCCAGTGCGTCCGCCCTGAGTGTCCCCAGCCCGGCGGCAACATCACCTATGTGAAAACATCACCCTT CCAGTGCGAGCGCAACCCCTGCCCGATGGACAGCAGGTCATGCCACCAGGCACCCAAGACCATCTCCTTCCACTACCTGCCCCTGCCCTCCAACCTGCTGACCCCCACCCCACTCTTCCGCATGGCCACGGCGGCGGCACCCGGCCGGCCGGGGCCCGACAGCCTCCGCTTCGGCATCGTGGGCGGCAACAACCGGGGCCACTTCGTGATGCAGCGCTCGGACCGGCAGACCGGGGAGCTCATCCTCGTGCAGAGCCTGAAGGGCCCCCAGACCATCCAGGTGGATGTGGACATGTCTGAGTACCTGGACCGCACCTTCCAGGCCAAGCACCTCTCCAAAATCACTGTCTTTGTCTCTGCCTACGAGTTttag